A DNA window from Corynebacterium ciconiae DSM 44920 contains the following coding sequences:
- a CDS encoding bifunctional proline dehydrogenase/L-glutamate gamma-semialdehyde dehydrogenase, which produces MPIRLNDDLDQITDRAIARAQRWMRETETASVSKREAKNTALLSEMVRSEGGIDFTMGFVDRVARPEDNAVSARELNRLASPLDSQRRAKTAIPDFMGVVNKSLITAGSLLAPAMPQVAMPIARTKLRQMVGHLVFDAQGSKLDKLLDRAAEQGFQLNVNLLGEAVLGEKEADRRLERTLELLENPKVTYVSIKASAVVSQLNHWDFDGSVAALKEKIRPLYRAAKARADRPFINLDMEEYNDLELTLRLFTELMDEEEFQDLETGIVIQAYLPDSVGALEELVTFARARVAHGGAPIKVRIVKGANLSMERVEAEMHDWPQAPYMSKAEVDANYLRLLDYVLDEDNADAIRIGVASHNLYTLATAIELAEKRGVTRQLDIEMLQGMAPAQSRVVQRDAGRIILYTPVVHKEDFDVAISYLVRRLEENGEPQNFIYAMFAPDVEGPDNRTPLEEQQQRYLDAVRQRWEVRDSARRTQNRTEETGTYHPGGPGQFYNEPDTDPALPTNREWALNALAQDPGAPVSAEITDPAEIDKAVATAKQAHRGWAALSGAERAEVLDRAADALARYRGRLISVAAHEAGKTVDQTDPEVSEAIDFAHYYAESARAIDAHSGAKFSPYPVVVVTPPWNFPIAIPMGGVFAALAAGSAVIIKPAPQVLRCAEVAVEALREAGIGEDILQLVNADEGEAGKRLISHEDVDSVILTGASDTAKLFRSWKPEMVINAETSGKNALIITPAADPDLAVSDLYHSAFGHAGQKCSAASLAILVGSAGESERIIGQLVDAVSTLKVGVGTDISTTMNGIIEAPGEKLLRGLTTLEPGERWLIKPRKLNEEGTLWSPGIRDNVQPGSWYHTHECFGPVLGIMRARNLDEAIEWQNSTGYGLTGGLHSLDEDEIQQWVERVEVGNAYVNRGITGAIVQRQSFGGWKKSALGSGAKAGGPNYVAQQGVWSETAAVDVPPVSLNPTINRALRDMRERAHDKRLDLSAEDLEWLQRAACSDQYWWEQEFGRSHDRAGLQSEANIFRYRPLLEPLQVHLGEGWALRDLLRIHLGALRTGTTVVVTGDAAAVAEARAAGLQAEETERVAHLRVRVLGDASMALRQQVVSAGASLLEAPVLSDGRRELLPLLLEQAVSVTTHRFGHLIPNPLG; this is translated from the coding sequence ATGCCAATCCGCCTGAATGATGACCTTGATCAGATCACCGATCGCGCCATTGCTCGAGCGCAGCGGTGGATGCGCGAAACCGAGACCGCTTCGGTCAGTAAAAGGGAAGCTAAAAATACCGCGCTGTTATCTGAGATGGTGCGCTCTGAAGGCGGCATTGATTTCACCATGGGATTCGTGGACCGGGTGGCGCGGCCGGAGGACAACGCAGTCTCGGCGCGGGAGCTCAACAGGCTGGCTAGCCCCCTCGATTCGCAGCGGCGCGCGAAAACCGCCATCCCGGATTTCATGGGCGTGGTGAATAAGTCGCTTATCACCGCCGGTTCCCTCCTCGCCCCGGCGATGCCGCAGGTGGCCATGCCGATCGCACGCACCAAGCTGCGCCAGATGGTGGGCCACCTGGTTTTTGATGCCCAAGGCTCCAAGCTGGATAAGCTGCTAGACCGCGCCGCCGAGCAAGGCTTTCAACTGAATGTGAATCTGCTCGGCGAGGCCGTGTTGGGCGAAAAAGAGGCTGATCGACGCCTCGAGCGCACCCTTGAGCTACTAGAGAATCCGAAAGTCACCTACGTCTCCATTAAGGCCTCCGCTGTGGTTTCGCAACTGAACCACTGGGACTTTGATGGCTCGGTAGCCGCGCTGAAGGAGAAAATCCGTCCCCTCTACCGCGCCGCCAAAGCACGGGCCGATCGCCCCTTCATCAACCTCGACATGGAGGAATACAATGACCTCGAGCTCACCCTGCGGCTGTTTACCGAGCTGATGGACGAGGAGGAATTTCAGGACCTCGAAACCGGCATCGTGATTCAGGCCTATCTACCGGACTCAGTAGGCGCGCTCGAAGAACTCGTCACCTTCGCCCGGGCGCGCGTGGCGCATGGCGGGGCCCCCATTAAAGTGCGCATCGTCAAAGGCGCGAACCTCTCCATGGAGCGGGTAGAAGCCGAGATGCACGACTGGCCCCAGGCGCCGTATATGAGCAAGGCAGAAGTGGACGCCAACTACCTGCGCCTGCTGGACTATGTGCTTGATGAGGATAATGCCGACGCCATTCGTATCGGTGTAGCCAGCCACAATCTCTACACCCTGGCCACCGCCATCGAATTGGCCGAAAAGCGCGGCGTGACCCGGCAACTCGACATCGAAATGCTGCAAGGCATGGCCCCAGCCCAAAGCCGCGTTGTGCAGCGCGACGCCGGGCGGATCATCCTCTACACCCCCGTGGTGCACAAAGAAGACTTCGACGTGGCCATCTCCTACCTCGTGCGCCGACTGGAGGAAAACGGCGAGCCGCAGAACTTCATCTACGCAATGTTCGCCCCCGACGTGGAAGGCCCCGATAATCGCACCCCACTCGAGGAACAGCAGCAGCGCTATCTCGACGCGGTGCGGCAACGCTGGGAGGTGCGCGATAGCGCGCGGCGAACCCAAAACCGCACGGAAGAGACCGGCACCTACCACCCCGGCGGGCCAGGGCAGTTCTACAACGAGCCCGACACTGACCCCGCCCTGCCTACCAACCGCGAATGGGCCCTCAATGCGCTCGCCCAGGATCCCGGCGCGCCTGTGTCCGCAGAGATCACCGATCCCGCGGAGATCGACAAGGCCGTGGCCACAGCGAAGCAGGCGCACCGCGGATGGGCTGCGCTATCCGGCGCCGAGCGGGCCGAGGTGCTTGATCGCGCCGCCGATGCCCTGGCCCGCTACCGCGGCCGGCTGATCTCCGTGGCGGCACACGAGGCGGGTAAGACCGTGGATCAGACCGACCCAGAGGTTTCCGAGGCGATCGACTTCGCCCACTACTATGCGGAATCTGCCCGCGCTATCGACGCCCATAGCGGCGCGAAGTTTAGCCCCTATCCCGTGGTGGTGGTGACCCCTCCGTGGAACTTCCCCATCGCCATCCCCATGGGTGGGGTATTTGCCGCCCTGGCCGCCGGATCGGCCGTGATCATCAAACCCGCACCGCAAGTACTCCGCTGCGCCGAGGTGGCCGTGGAAGCGCTGCGCGAAGCGGGCATTGGCGAGGACATTCTGCAGTTGGTCAACGCCGACGAAGGCGAAGCCGGTAAGCGGCTGATCTCGCACGAGGATGTGGACTCGGTGATCCTCACCGGCGCCTCCGACACCGCAAAGCTGTTCCGCTCCTGGAAACCCGAGATGGTGATCAATGCCGAGACTTCGGGAAAGAACGCACTGATTATCACCCCGGCCGCCGACCCAGATCTCGCCGTGTCGGATCTTTATCATTCCGCCTTCGGCCATGCCGGCCAAAAGTGCTCCGCGGCCTCACTCGCCATCTTGGTGGGCAGCGCCGGCGAATCCGAGCGCATCATCGGCCAGCTGGTGGATGCTGTATCCACCCTCAAGGTGGGTGTGGGTACCGACATCTCCACCACCATGAACGGCATCATCGAAGCACCTGGGGAAAAACTCCTCCGCGGACTCACCACGCTTGAGCCCGGTGAGCGCTGGCTGATTAAGCCTCGCAAGCTCAACGAGGAAGGAACACTGTGGAGCCCCGGTATCCGCGATAACGTTCAGCCAGGCTCCTGGTATCACACCCACGAGTGCTTCGGTCCTGTCCTTGGCATCATGCGCGCCCGCAACCTAGACGAGGCCATCGAATGGCAAAACTCCACTGGCTACGGCCTCACCGGCGGGCTGCACTCTCTCGACGAGGACGAGATCCAGCAGTGGGTCGAACGCGTGGAAGTGGGCAACGCCTATGTCAACCGCGGTATCACCGGCGCGATCGTGCAGCGGCAATCCTTCGGCGGCTGGAAGAAATCCGCCCTCGGTTCTGGCGCCAAGGCAGGCGGGCCCAACTACGTAGCCCAGCAGGGCGTGTGGAGCGAAACTGCGGCCGTCGACGTACCACCGGTATCGCTCAATCCGACCATCAACCGGGCGCTGCGTGATATGCGCGAACGCGCCCACGATAAGCGCCTCGACCTCAGCGCCGAGGACCTCGAGTGGCTGCAGCGCGCCGCATGTTCCGACCAGTACTGGTGGGAGCAGGAATTCGGCCGCAGCCACGACCGCGCCGGGCTGCAATCGGAGGCCAATATCTTCCGTTACCGGCCGCTGCTGGAGCCGCTGCAGGTGCACCTCGGCGAAGGCTGGGCGCTGCGGGACCTGCTGCGCATCCACCTCGGGGCGCTCCGTACCGGCACCACCGTGGTGGTCACCGGCGATGCGGCCGCCGTGGCCGAAGCCCGCGCCGCTGGGCTGCAGGCCGAAGAGACCGAGCGGGTGGCGCATCTGCGGGTGCGGGTGCTTGGCGATGCCAGTATGGCGTTACGCCAGCAGGTTGTTTCTGCGGGTGCGAGCCTGCTGGAGGCGCCAGTGCTCAGCGATGGGCGCCGCGAATTGCTGCCGCTGCTTCTAGAGCAGGCCGTATCGGTCACCACCCATCGTTTCGGGCATCTGATTCCTAACCCGCTGGGATAA
- a CDS encoding DUF3024 domain-containing protein, producing the protein MAIRQLDRKRIEKFCEKLNHPAYFNEMYFEVDFHGHRYADLMEVEPPFPGVTPGDRFPLARLRYTSTTDLWELYWVDSNDRFHRYPDTPATPHVQTLLDFLAGRTDPIFFG; encoded by the coding sequence GTGGCTATCCGGCAGTTAGATCGAAAACGTATTGAGAAATTCTGCGAGAAACTCAACCACCCCGCGTACTTTAATGAGATGTACTTCGAGGTGGACTTTCACGGCCACCGCTACGCCGATCTCATGGAAGTCGAGCCACCTTTTCCTGGCGTCACCCCAGGCGATCGTTTTCCTCTCGCGCGGCTGCGCTACACCTCCACTACTGATCTGTGGGAGCTGTATTGGGTTGATAGCAACGATCGTTTTCACCGCTATCCAGATACGCCCGCCACTCCGCACGTACAAACATTGCTCGACTTTCTCGCCGGCAGAACCGATCCCATCTTCTTCGGCTAG
- a CDS encoding APC family permease, whose translation MDELKKSLSLWQLIAFGVAGVVGASWIYTNSKFFAAYGAGGVLVGLAIGCGLAACVAIAYAELTTAFPRAGGEVVFAYTVLGRGAAFIAGWMLLGAYVSSLAFYVTAFGFLLGRLIPAINTIPLYEINGETVYLPVLLIGVALTLIYLALNWFGVKLGAQVQMLLFVGIILVGAALIVVGFGTGSPENFFPAFNADSSALSDALRFVIPAMTFLAGFGLVAVLAEDADLPPKRIGVAVLVTVLGAGSFYLLVLAATAWVHPWQHTAELDLGTISAFTEAGHPTLAMGGYAIAILGLLTSFLGLFVASSRILMAMGRAQLLPSVLAHVHPVHGTPTVALLSTTIVTLALGWLGPGAVVWFLDTGGVYLGVVWLMVVWAKYALPRKYPQMQRPYVSALTWLPAVGAIGAILIVVWALAPGTPASLVWPAEYIILGVWLLLGGALYVGSSKLEDHHALTAMLGDSYHQLHRRTTGTTRDHG comes from the coding sequence ATGGATGAACTAAAAAAGAGCCTGTCCCTCTGGCAGCTCATCGCCTTCGGTGTCGCCGGAGTGGTGGGGGCGAGCTGGATTTATACCAATTCCAAGTTCTTCGCCGCCTATGGTGCCGGCGGAGTACTTGTGGGGCTTGCCATCGGCTGCGGTTTGGCCGCGTGTGTGGCCATCGCCTATGCGGAGCTGACCACCGCGTTTCCGCGGGCCGGTGGGGAAGTGGTTTTCGCCTATACCGTGCTCGGACGCGGGGCGGCCTTCATCGCCGGCTGGATGCTGCTGGGGGCCTATGTATCCTCCCTCGCGTTTTATGTCACCGCCTTCGGTTTCTTGCTGGGTAGGCTCATTCCCGCAATCAACACCATTCCGCTCTATGAGATCAACGGCGAGACTGTCTATCTTCCCGTGCTACTCATCGGGGTAGCGCTCACGCTGATCTACCTGGCTCTTAACTGGTTCGGGGTGAAGCTCGGCGCTCAAGTCCAGATGCTGCTGTTTGTCGGCATCATCCTCGTCGGCGCGGCCCTGATCGTGGTTGGCTTCGGCACCGGCTCGCCGGAGAACTTCTTCCCAGCCTTCAATGCCGATTCTTCTGCGCTGAGCGACGCGCTACGGTTTGTTATCCCCGCCATGACCTTCCTCGCTGGCTTTGGGCTGGTGGCGGTACTAGCCGAGGACGCCGATCTTCCGCCCAAGCGCATCGGTGTGGCCGTGCTGGTGACAGTTCTTGGCGCCGGCAGCTTCTACCTCCTAGTTCTTGCCGCTACTGCCTGGGTTCATCCGTGGCAGCACACCGCGGAGCTGGATCTCGGCACCATCTCTGCCTTCACCGAGGCGGGCCATCCCACCCTCGCCATGGGTGGTTACGCTATCGCTATCTTGGGGCTGCTCACAAGCTTCCTTGGGCTGTTCGTGGCCTCCTCGCGCATCCTCATGGCCATGGGGCGCGCCCAGCTTTTGCCCAGCGTGCTCGCACACGTTCACCCAGTGCACGGCACTCCTACGGTGGCGCTGTTGTCTACCACTATCGTCACCCTCGCTCTTGGATGGTTGGGGCCAGGGGCTGTGGTGTGGTTCCTCGACACCGGCGGAGTGTATCTCGGCGTGGTGTGGCTGATGGTGGTGTGGGCCAAATATGCCCTGCCCAGAAAGTATCCCCAGATGCAGCGTCCCTATGTGTCAGCGCTGACATGGCTGCCTGCCGTCGGAGCGATCGGTGCGATTTTGATTGTGGTGTGGGCACTGGCACCAGGTACTCCCGCCTCGCTAGTCTGGCCTGCCGAATACATCATTCTCGGCGTGTGGCTGCTGCTCGGCGGCGCTTTGTATGTGGGCTCTTCCAAGCTGGAGGATCATCACGCGCTCACAGCGATGCTGGGCGATAGCTACCATCAGCTGCACCGCCGCACCACCGGCACCACCCGCGATCACGGCTAA
- a CDS encoding primosomal protein N', producing MASHPRTPAENLPVARVLPLLGLIHLDRYFDYRLSEADSAAAQPGVKVRVRFGGRLVDAILISRHATSEHQGSLRYIERVISPEVVYPPRTQALVDKLAERYAGCRSDVIRAAVPHRHAAAEKTDFSTPWEELGTATEPDLSAWDRYVRGQAFLSAVQEGKPARIAWQVNPDGDWAAELAAALVHTVLAGHGALAVVPHQRALDRLEAAVRELVSAKQITTLSSTLGPQARYRRFLSILNGQARLVIGTRSAAFAPVKDLRLAAIMFDGDENLVDPRAPYWHAREVLSTRSAQEKCALIMGGFARTAEVQLMVERGWAFDCAGERGHIRQAAPLTMATGDSAYGGGGDPLARSRRIPSRAYQAVRAALESNRPVLVQVPRKGYAPTLACRRCRAAARCRHCNGPLELPAGGDPSVAVSPQCRWCGRIDSHHECLECGSTEIRAVVIGSDRTAEELGRAFSGVRVVTSSGEKIVDQIEPGPSIVVATPGSEPRVAGGRYGAGVLLDTWGLLSKQDLRAGEEALASWLRLAGLVDSRDMDGQLIVVADQDVPVVQALLRWDPIGAAQRELAERAEVHLPPVTTMAVIDGGRASLDRFVELLELPEELEVLGPVDLPPGVHLPGEWDERTFGPPERMIIRGGLPAQQLGRILKAGQIKREVRSEDPPLRVQVGPLRIG from the coding sequence ATGGCTTCCCACCCGCGCACCCCAGCAGAGAACCTGCCGGTGGCGCGGGTGTTGCCCTTATTAGGGCTCATCCACTTGGATCGCTATTTTGATTACCGGCTCAGCGAGGCCGATTCCGCCGCCGCCCAGCCCGGAGTGAAGGTGCGGGTTCGTTTCGGGGGTCGCTTGGTGGATGCCATCCTGATTTCCCGTCACGCCACTTCCGAGCATCAGGGCTCGCTGCGCTATATCGAGCGGGTCATCTCGCCTGAGGTGGTTTATCCGCCGCGCACCCAGGCGCTGGTGGACAAACTCGCCGAGCGCTATGCGGGGTGTCGCTCTGATGTGATCCGGGCGGCGGTGCCTCATCGCCATGCCGCCGCGGAGAAAACAGACTTCAGCACCCCGTGGGAGGAGCTGGGTACCGCCACTGAGCCGGATCTGAGCGCGTGGGATCGCTATGTGCGCGGCCAGGCGTTTCTTTCTGCAGTGCAGGAGGGAAAGCCGGCGCGCATCGCTTGGCAGGTCAACCCAGATGGCGATTGGGCGGCAGAACTCGCAGCGGCCTTGGTGCACACCGTTCTCGCTGGCCATGGGGCCTTGGCGGTGGTGCCGCATCAGCGTGCTCTCGATCGGCTCGAGGCGGCGGTGCGCGAGTTGGTATCGGCCAAGCAGATCACCACCTTGAGCTCCACGCTGGGCCCGCAGGCCCGCTACCGCCGTTTTCTCTCCATTCTTAACGGCCAGGCCCGGTTGGTGATCGGTACGCGTTCGGCGGCTTTCGCCCCGGTAAAGGACCTGCGGCTAGCGGCGATCATGTTCGATGGCGATGAGAATCTAGTCGATCCTCGCGCCCCGTATTGGCACGCCCGAGAGGTTCTGAGCACGCGGTCCGCTCAAGAGAAGTGCGCGCTGATCATGGGTGGCTTTGCCCGTACCGCCGAGGTGCAGCTGATGGTCGAGCGCGGCTGGGCTTTCGACTGCGCCGGCGAGCGCGGGCACATCAGGCAGGCCGCACCATTGACGATGGCCACCGGCGATTCCGCCTATGGCGGAGGTGGGGATCCACTGGCGCGCAGCAGAAGGATTCCCAGCAGGGCATATCAGGCGGTGCGTGCCGCCCTGGAGTCGAATCGGCCGGTGCTGGTGCAAGTACCCCGCAAGGGTTATGCGCCTACGCTTGCGTGTCGACGCTGCCGCGCCGCCGCCCGCTGCCGGCACTGTAATGGCCCGCTCGAGCTGCCCGCTGGGGGTGATCCGAGTGTCGCGGTGTCTCCGCAGTGCCGGTGGTGTGGGCGTATTGATTCCCACCATGAGTGTCTTGAATGCGGCTCCACAGAGATCCGGGCGGTGGTGATTGGATCTGATCGCACCGCCGAGGAGCTAGGACGCGCGTTTAGCGGGGTGCGGGTGGTGACATCCAGCGGGGAGAAGATTGTTGATCAGATCGAGCCGGGCCCGAGCATCGTGGTGGCCACCCCAGGATCCGAGCCGCGCGTGGCTGGCGGCCGCTATGGCGCGGGTGTGCTGCTGGATACGTGGGGGTTGTTGAGCAAGCAGGATCTACGCGCCGGTGAAGAGGCACTAGCCAGCTGGCTGCGGCTTGCAGGGCTGGTGGATTCGCGGGACATGGACGGTCAGCTAATCGTGGTGGCCGATCAGGATGTGCCGGTGGTGCAGGCGCTGCTGCGCTGGGATCCGATTGGTGCCGCGCAGCGTGAGCTTGCTGAACGCGCCGAAGTGCATTTGCCGCCTGTGACCACCATGGCGGTGATTGATGGTGGGCGCGCCAGCTTGGATCGTTTCGTGGAGTTATTGGAGCTGCCCGAGGAGCTTGAGGTGCTCGGGCCGGTGGATCTTCCCCCTGGGGTGCATCTGCCGGGGGAGTGGGATGAGCGCACCTTCGGTCCACCGGAGCGGATGATTATCCGCGGCGGTCTTCCCGCCCAGCAGCTGGGGCGGATTCTCAAGGCTGGCCAGATCAAAAGAGAGGTGCGGTCCGAGGACCCGCCGCTGCGCGTTCAGGTGGGCCCGCTGCGCATCGGCTAA
- a CDS encoding PTS ascorbate transporter subunit IIC, giving the protein MSSLTQIALDVANFLVNEILSVPAFLIGIITAAGLAAMGRGIGTVLGGAIKATLGFLLIGAGAGLVTASLEPLGTMIAGATGAHGVVPTNEAIVGIAQDQFGGQVAWIMILGFVVSLLLARFTPMRYVFLTGHHVLFMATLLVMVLVPAGYSPWVVVIAGALLLGVVMVSLPAIAHPWTRKITGDDSIAIGHFGTAGYVLSGAVAKTVGGRGRKQSPSTEELNLPEGLRFLRDSMVATALSMALMYVVLAVLFIVRAGTEEAYTAFPDGATGVGNYLMQSLTQGLQFGVAVAVILFGVRTILGELVPAFQGIAAKVVPGAIPALDAPIVFPYAQNAVLVGFISSFVGGLVGLGVLSAWLNPAFGVALILPGLVPHFFTGGAAGVYGNAVGGRRGAVCGAFANGLLITFLPAFLLGVLGAFGDENTTFGDADFGWLGLLLGWSSRGGGALGLVFVAVIGAGLFGLGWVCQKKLVDGHWDPAPGRAAGGAVSAANNVGDSSRNSGRAVAGGERANVEGSGESLRAGEGTWRKYPKVLPPEGAPVTPNKA; this is encoded by the coding sequence ATGAGCTCATTGACCCAGATAGCGCTAGATGTAGCGAACTTCCTCGTTAACGAAATCCTGTCTGTCCCCGCATTCCTCATCGGTATCATCACCGCGGCTGGTTTGGCCGCGATGGGCCGAGGGATCGGCACCGTGCTGGGTGGGGCCATCAAAGCTACACTCGGCTTCCTACTTATTGGAGCAGGGGCGGGCCTTGTGACCGCCTCGCTCGAGCCGCTCGGCACCATGATCGCCGGAGCCACAGGCGCACACGGAGTGGTGCCCACTAATGAAGCAATCGTAGGCATCGCGCAAGATCAGTTCGGCGGACAAGTCGCGTGGATTATGATCTTGGGCTTCGTTGTCAGCCTCCTACTCGCACGCTTCACCCCAATGCGCTACGTGTTTTTGACCGGACACCACGTGCTATTCATGGCAACACTTCTAGTGATGGTGCTTGTCCCGGCCGGATATTCACCATGGGTCGTGGTGATAGCAGGGGCGCTCCTGCTGGGCGTTGTGATGGTGTCCTTGCCAGCGATCGCACACCCATGGACGCGGAAGATAACTGGGGATGATTCCATTGCCATCGGCCACTTCGGCACAGCCGGCTACGTGCTCTCAGGTGCTGTGGCAAAAACCGTAGGTGGACGCGGACGGAAACAATCGCCCTCCACAGAGGAGCTCAATCTTCCAGAGGGCCTTCGATTCCTGCGCGACTCCATGGTGGCCACCGCGCTATCGATGGCACTGATGTACGTCGTGCTCGCAGTGCTGTTCATTGTGAGAGCAGGCACCGAAGAGGCCTACACCGCCTTCCCTGATGGTGCGACCGGAGTAGGTAACTACCTCATGCAGTCACTGACCCAAGGCCTGCAATTCGGCGTAGCCGTGGCCGTGATTCTCTTCGGTGTCCGCACCATCTTGGGTGAACTGGTCCCCGCTTTCCAAGGAATCGCCGCCAAGGTGGTTCCTGGCGCAATCCCAGCCCTTGACGCACCAATCGTATTCCCCTACGCCCAGAACGCAGTGCTCGTCGGATTCATCTCATCCTTCGTTGGTGGGCTTGTAGGGCTCGGTGTGCTCTCCGCATGGCTTAACCCTGCCTTCGGAGTCGCGCTGATTCTGCCTGGTCTCGTGCCGCACTTCTTCACCGGTGGAGCAGCAGGGGTGTATGGCAATGCAGTTGGTGGCCGGCGCGGTGCAGTCTGCGGCGCATTCGCCAATGGTCTACTCATCACGTTCCTGCCAGCGTTCCTGCTAGGCGTTCTTGGAGCATTCGGAGATGAGAACACGACCTTCGGCGACGCCGACTTCGGTTGGCTTGGACTGCTGCTTGGCTGGAGCTCTCGCGGCGGTGGAGCGCTCGGTCTCGTATTCGTGGCAGTCATCGGCGCGGGACTGTTTGGTCTCGGCTGGGTGTGCCAAAAGAAACTCGTGGACGGACACTGGGATCCAGCTCCTGGGAGAGCAGCTGGTGGTGCAGTGTCCGCGGCTAACAATGTGGGGGACAGTTCCCGAAATAGTGGTCGAGCAGTTGCTGGTGGTGAGCGCGCCAACGTCGAGGGATCAGGTGAGAGTCTGCGTGCAGGAGAAGGGACATGGAGGAAGTATCCAAAGGTACTGCCGCCTGAAGGGGCGCCGGTGACGCCAAACAAAGCATGA
- a CDS encoding serine hydrolase domain-containing protein — protein sequence MDSSIPTTAPVPTPETLAERAAAIIARSKEETGATHTGWALINGRDIPAADNADDIFRVASITKSFTACAMLGIIHGLIPAANPVTLETTVGQFIPIADSSINATTIRQLLSMASGLPTDDVWADRVESMSREEFTTLVTSPLMLTAAPGSTYIYSNLGYALIGRAIEYATGRSFTEIVEQHILRPSGLEHSLFDATSHIPVTGLHRLRPNEMIEVTPTGPGAFSPIGGLCTTMNDLACWVQRMIAAWNDPTTGWSAVLNEQQQTVNLEKATTIKGRAVADAYGYGLHVREDEKYGQVVFHSGGYPGFGSHMLWHPATELGVVLAGNITYYPAQKYAEEILYSWLDEIDYQRGRKPFKGVRPVVDSFSVSEHARATARKVERLIHSWDDSLADELFALNMDLDTERSARREMLQQACLRGCESIPLKDLRWINPTEAHWTLSADPNTVLRMLLGPTGEVLSLNLQQAGSPGSVH from the coding sequence ATGGATTCCAGTATCCCCACCACCGCACCTGTTCCCACTCCCGAGACACTCGCCGAGCGCGCCGCGGCGATCATTGCTCGCTCGAAGGAGGAAACCGGTGCCACCCACACCGGCTGGGCGCTGATCAACGGCCGAGACATTCCCGCCGCCGACAACGCCGATGACATCTTCCGTGTCGCCTCGATCACGAAATCCTTCACCGCTTGCGCGATGCTCGGCATTATCCACGGCCTCATCCCTGCCGCCAACCCCGTCACCCTCGAGACGACAGTGGGGCAGTTCATACCCATCGCGGACTCAAGCATCAACGCCACCACGATCCGCCAACTGCTCAGCATGGCCTCCGGTCTTCCCACCGATGATGTGTGGGCTGATCGCGTCGAATCAATGAGTCGCGAGGAATTCACTACCCTTGTCACCTCGCCACTGATGCTCACCGCCGCCCCCGGTAGCACCTATATCTACTCCAACTTGGGCTATGCCCTAATCGGCCGCGCCATCGAATACGCCACGGGGCGTTCGTTTACCGAGATCGTCGAGCAGCACATCCTGCGCCCCAGCGGGCTAGAGCATTCGCTTTTCGACGCCACCTCCCACATCCCCGTTACCGGCCTGCACCGCCTCCGCCCGAACGAGATGATCGAGGTCACTCCCACAGGGCCTGGCGCATTTTCGCCCATCGGCGGGTTGTGCACCACCATGAACGATCTCGCCTGCTGGGTCCAGCGGATGATTGCTGCCTGGAACGACCCCACCACAGGCTGGTCAGCAGTGCTCAACGAGCAGCAACAGACAGTCAACCTGGAGAAGGCCACAACCATCAAGGGGCGCGCGGTGGCAGATGCCTACGGCTATGGGCTGCACGTGCGCGAGGACGAAAAATATGGCCAGGTGGTATTTCACTCTGGCGGCTATCCCGGCTTCGGCTCCCACATGCTGTGGCACCCAGCCACGGAGCTCGGCGTGGTGCTCGCCGGCAACATCACCTACTACCCGGCCCAGAAATACGCCGAAGAGATTCTCTACTCCTGGCTTGACGAAATCGACTATCAACGGGGCAGAAAACCCTTCAAAGGAGTGCGCCCAGTGGTGGACTCATTTTCCGTCAGCGAGCATGCGCGCGCCACAGCCAGAAAGGTTGAACGCCTCATCCACAGCTGGGACGACAGCTTGGCCGATGAGCTCTTTGCCCTCAACATGGACCTCGACACGGAACGCAGCGCCCGCCGCGAGATGCTGCAGCAGGCATGCCTCCGCGGTTGCGAATCTATCCCCCTCAAGGACCTGCGCTGGATTAACCCCACCGAGGCACACTGGACGCTCAGCGCTGATCCGAACACTGTGCTGCGCATGCTGCTCGGTCCCACAGGCGAAGTACTGAGCCTGAACCTGCAACAAGCCGGCAGCCCTGGATCAGTGCACTAG